A portion of the Enterobacter sp. SA187 genome contains these proteins:
- the mutT gene encoding 8-oxo-dGTP diphosphatase MutT encodes MKVLHISAGIIRNAQGEIFITQRAADAHMANKKEFPGGKIEAGETPEQALVRELEEEVGIVVTSAQLYERLEYSYPELHITLWFYLVESWEGEPWGREGQPGGWIAQQALNADDFPPANAPIVTRLHQEL; translated from the coding sequence ATGAAAGTACTGCATATTTCTGCCGGCATCATCCGCAATGCGCAGGGTGAAATCTTTATTACCCAGCGCGCTGCCGACGCGCATATGGCAAACAAAAAAGAGTTTCCCGGCGGCAAAATCGAAGCGGGTGAAACCCCGGAGCAGGCGCTGGTGCGCGAGCTGGAAGAAGAGGTGGGGATTGTCGTCACCAGCGCGCAGCTGTACGAGCGGCTGGAGTACAGCTACCCGGAACTGCATATTACGCTGTGGTTCTATCTGGTGGAAAGCTGGGAAGGCGAACCCTGGGGCAGGGAAGGTCAACCGGGCGGCTGGATAGCGCAGCAGGCGCTGAATGCGGACGATTTCCCGCCCGCGAACGCGCCTATCGTCACCCGGTTACACCAGGAACTTTAG
- the gspE gene encoding type II secretion system protein GspE — protein sequence MKQEQLIALCQRHNALLLESNDRRIAIAVINEPSDDLMAALRFATQKRIDIECWTAEEMEKHRQRLSAPQLSVVTQDSATTTAFLDHTLQQALTLRASDIHFEPGEADFRIRLRVDGVLHTLPPVAPAMAKTLVARLKVLGNLDIAERRLPQDGQFTVTLNGKAISFRIATLPCRYGEKVVLRLLHQVNQTLELTQLGMLPEQLAQFQTALSKPQGLLLVTGPTGSGKTVTLYSALQSRNSDEVNICSVEDPVEIPLAGLNQTQINPRAGLSFQSVLRALLRQDPDIVMVGEIRDGETAEIAIKASQTGHLVLSTLHTNSTSETLTRIQQMGVAPWMLASALSLVVAQRLVRKLCPHCRSKIQSDTLIPPALWPRPLPRWQSTGCDQCYHGFYGRIALFEVLPVNKPLRHAIAAGDTASDIHRKARQAGMTTLFESGCLAVERGLTTQEELLRVLGIPHAD from the coding sequence ATGAAACAGGAACAGTTGATCGCGTTATGTCAGCGTCATAACGCCCTGCTGCTGGAGAGTAACGATCGGCGCATCGCTATCGCGGTTATAAACGAGCCGTCTGACGATCTGATGGCTGCGCTGCGCTTTGCTACCCAAAAGCGTATCGACATTGAGTGCTGGACGGCAGAGGAGATGGAAAAACACCGGCAGCGTCTCTCTGCGCCGCAGCTATCTGTTGTGACGCAGGACAGCGCCACCACAACGGCGTTTCTCGATCATACCCTGCAACAGGCGCTGACGCTGCGGGCATCGGATATTCACTTTGAGCCGGGCGAGGCTGATTTTCGAATTCGTCTGCGGGTGGACGGCGTACTGCACACCTTGCCGCCGGTGGCGCCAGCCATGGCGAAAACCCTGGTGGCGCGTCTTAAGGTACTGGGCAATCTTGACATTGCCGAGCGCCGCCTGCCGCAGGACGGGCAGTTTACCGTAACACTCAACGGTAAAGCCATTTCGTTTCGCATTGCCACCCTGCCCTGCCGCTACGGTGAAAAAGTTGTTCTGCGTCTGCTGCATCAGGTCAATCAGACGCTGGAGCTGACGCAACTGGGCATGCTGCCGGAACAGCTGGCGCAGTTTCAGACCGCGCTCAGCAAACCCCAGGGCCTGCTGCTGGTGACCGGGCCTACCGGCAGCGGTAAAACGGTGACGCTCTACAGCGCCTTACAGTCGCGTAACAGCGATGAGGTGAATATTTGCAGCGTGGAAGATCCTGTTGAAATCCCGCTGGCGGGACTTAATCAGACGCAAATCAATCCACGTGCGGGCCTGAGCTTTCAGAGCGTACTGCGCGCGCTGCTGCGTCAGGATCCGGATATCGTCATGGTTGGTGAGATCCGCGATGGCGAAACGGCGGAAATCGCTATTAAAGCCTCGCAGACCGGGCATCTGGTGCTGTCGACGCTGCACACCAACTCCACCAGCGAAACCCTGACGCGCATCCAGCAAATGGGCGTTGCGCCATGGATGCTCGCCTCGGCGCTTTCGCTGGTGGTGGCGCAACGGCTGGTGCGCAAACTCTGCCCGCACTGCCGGTCAAAAATCCAGAGCGACACGCTGATCCCGCCAGCGCTGTGGCCGCGCCCGTTACCACGATGGCAGTCCACTGGCTGCGACCAGTGCTATCACGGTTTTTACGGCAGGATCGCGCTGTTTGAGGTGCTGCCGGTAAACAAGCCGCTGCGGCATGCCATCGCCGCGGGGGATACGGCCAGCGACATTCATCGCAAAGCGCGGCAGGCCGGAATGACCACGCTGTTCGAGAGCGGCTGTCTGGCCGTCGAGCGCGGACTGACCACGCAGGAAGAGCTGCTGCGCGTACTGGGTATTCCCCATGCCGACTAA
- the ampD gene encoding 1,6-anhydro-N-acetylmuramyl-L-alanine amidase AmpD, with protein sequence MLLNKGWLVDARHVPSPHHDCRPDDETPSLLVVHNISLPPGQFGGPWIDALFTGTLDPQADPFFAEIAHLRVSAHCLIRRDGEIVQYVPFDKRAWHAGVSCYAGRQRCNDFSIGIELEGTDTTPYTPAQYQQLAAVTQTLIGLYPAIADNITGHSDIAPERKTDPGPAFDWATFRALVTPSSDKEMT encoded by the coding sequence ATGCTGTTAAACAAGGGCTGGTTGGTGGATGCTCGCCATGTGCCTTCGCCGCACCATGACTGCCGCCCGGACGATGAGACCCCCTCGTTACTGGTTGTGCATAATATAAGCCTGCCGCCCGGACAATTTGGCGGGCCGTGGATTGATGCGCTGTTCACCGGTACGCTGGATCCGCAAGCCGATCCCTTCTTCGCTGAGATTGCCCATCTGCGCGTGTCAGCACATTGCCTGATCCGTCGTGATGGCGAAATCGTGCAGTACGTTCCTTTCGATAAACGCGCCTGGCATGCGGGTGTGTCTTGTTATGCGGGCCGCCAGCGGTGCAATGATTTTTCCATCGGCATAGAGCTTGAGGGAACGGACACCACGCCCTACACCCCGGCGCAATATCAGCAGTTAGCCGCGGTGACGCAAACATTGATCGGGCTTTATCCGGCAATTGCTGACAATATAACCGGGCACAGCGATATCGCACCTGAGCGTAAAACCGATCCCGGCCCGGCTTTTGACTGGGCGACATTTCGTGCTCTGGTCACCCCCTCGTCAGATAAGGAGATGACATGA
- the hofC gene encoding protein transport protein HofC, translating to MPTNTLWQWRGLDQAGHPREGLLWGEDRVSVAMALQHRAVHLLQLKRCPVHARAWRGTHSEEVIRQLATLLQAGLALPDGLRLLAGQHPRPQWQALLQHLAEELEQGTPFSAAIQQWPQAFPPLYVALIHTGELTGKLDSCCFELAARQKAQRLLAAKVKKALRYPLIVLSLAVLIVLAMVYLVLPEFAAIYRTFNAPLPALTRGVMALADGIHQWGAAVLVLFIALILTLYKLRKKPRWLRYRQRLLLRCPVVGALLRGQKLSQIFTVLMLTQNAGIAFLQGLESVENTLPCPYWRDLLHQAHHEITHGAPIWQALKNSGEFTPLCVQLVRTGEASGALDTMLGDLARYHSEKTQQLADNLAALLEPIMLIVTGLIIGTLVVAMYLPVFHLGDAMSGMG from the coding sequence ATGCCGACTAATACCCTGTGGCAGTGGCGCGGGCTGGATCAGGCGGGACATCCACGCGAGGGGCTGCTGTGGGGTGAGGACCGGGTCAGCGTGGCGATGGCCTTACAGCACCGCGCTGTGCACCTCTTACAGCTTAAACGCTGTCCGGTGCATGCGCGCGCCTGGCGGGGAACGCACAGCGAGGAGGTGATCCGCCAGCTGGCGACCCTGTTGCAGGCGGGGCTGGCGTTGCCGGATGGGTTACGGCTTTTAGCCGGACAGCATCCGCGCCCCCAGTGGCAGGCGCTGCTGCAACACCTGGCGGAGGAGCTGGAACAGGGCACGCCGTTTTCGGCGGCGATCCAGCAGTGGCCGCAGGCCTTTCCCCCGCTGTATGTTGCCCTGATCCACACCGGTGAACTGACGGGTAAACTCGATAGCTGTTGTTTTGAACTGGCGGCCCGGCAAAAGGCGCAGCGGCTGCTGGCGGCGAAGGTTAAAAAGGCACTGCGCTATCCGCTGATCGTCTTATCGCTGGCGGTGCTGATTGTGCTGGCAATGGTTTACCTGGTGCTGCCGGAGTTCGCCGCCATCTACCGCACCTTTAACGCGCCGCTGCCGGCGTTAACGCGCGGCGTGATGGCGCTGGCGGACGGTATACACCAGTGGGGCGCGGCGGTGCTGGTACTGTTTATCGCGCTGATTCTTACCCTGTATAAGCTGCGTAAAAAGCCGCGCTGGTTGCGCTATCGTCAGCGCCTGTTGCTGCGGTGTCCGGTGGTGGGCGCACTCCTGCGCGGGCAAAAGCTCAGCCAGATTTTTACCGTGCTGATGCTTACGCAAAACGCCGGTATCGCCTTTTTGCAGGGGCTGGAGAGTGTGGAAAATACGCTGCCCTGCCCGTACTGGCGTGACCTGCTGCATCAGGCGCATCATGAGATCACCCATGGCGCACCTATCTGGCAGGCGCTGAAGAACAGCGGTGAATTTACCCCGCTCTGCGTACAGCTGGTCAGAACCGGCGAAGCGTCGGGGGCGCTGGATACCATGCTCGGCGATCTGGCGCGCTATCACAGCGAAAAGACGCAGCAGCTGGCGGATAACCTGGCCGCACTGCTGGAGCCGATCATGCTGATAGTGACGGGGTTAATTATTGGTACGCTGGTGGTGGCCATGTATCTGCCGGTGTTTCATCTGGGGGATGCAATGAGCGGAATGGGATAG
- the coaE gene encoding dephospho-CoA kinase (Dephospho-CoA kinase (CoaE) performs the final step in coenzyme A biosynthesis.), whose protein sequence is MGYTVALTGGIGSGKTTVANAFSRCGVNVVDADVIARQVVEPGTPALAAIGEHFGDTVINADGTLNRRVLRERIFSSPAEKAWLNALLHPLIHQETQRQIAQATSPYVLWVVPLLVENQLHTKADRVLVVDVSPEIQLSRTMQRDGVTREHAEHILAAQATREARLAIADDIIDNNGAPDAVASDVARLHAAYLSYAARAVSQEKA, encoded by the coding sequence ATGGGGTATACGGTCGCCTTAACCGGGGGTATTGGCAGTGGCAAAACCACTGTCGCAAACGCTTTCTCCCGCTGTGGGGTTAACGTAGTAGACGCTGATGTTATCGCCCGCCAGGTGGTGGAACCGGGTACGCCCGCGCTGGCTGCCATCGGCGAGCACTTCGGCGATACGGTGATTAACGCAGACGGGACGTTAAATCGTCGCGTGCTGCGCGAACGCATTTTTTCCTCCCCGGCAGAAAAAGCCTGGCTTAACGCCTTACTGCATCCTTTAATTCATCAGGAAACCCAGCGCCAGATTGCCCAGGCGACATCCCCTTATGTCTTATGGGTCGTTCCGTTACTGGTGGAAAACCAGTTACATACCAAAGCCGATCGGGTGCTGGTGGTGGACGTCTCGCCTGAAATACAACTCTCTCGCACCATGCAGCGCGATGGCGTAACACGCGAACATGCCGAACATATACTCGCCGCGCAGGCGACGCGGGAAGCTCGCCTGGCCATCGCTGACGATATTATTGACAATAATGGCGCACCAGATGCCGTGGCATCGGATGTTGCCCGCCTGCATGCCGCGTACCTTAGCTACGCCGCCCGGGCCGTTTCACAGGAAAAAGCGTAA
- the zapD gene encoding cell division protein ZapD: MHTHVLFEHPLNEKMRTWLRIEFLVQQLSCRLPIADSTDALHFFRNIGDLLDVFERGEVRTELLKELERQQRKLKAWVEVPGVDQERIAALSDQLRQCSTTLMSAPRIGQLLREDKLIGLVRQRLSIPGGCCSFDLPTLHLWLHLPQAQRDEQVSVWLNSLQPLTQTLTLILELVRNSAPFRKQTSLHGFYQDNGEDADLLRLQLALSDALYPQISGHKSRFAIRFLPLDSENGVIPERLDFELACC; the protein is encoded by the coding sequence ATGCACACCCATGTCCTCTTTGAACATCCGCTTAATGAAAAAATGCGCACCTGGTTGCGCATTGAATTTTTGGTCCAGCAGCTGTCATGCCGTTTACCCATCGCTGATTCCACCGACGCGCTGCATTTTTTCCGTAATATCGGCGACCTGCTGGATGTGTTCGAACGCGGGGAAGTACGCACAGAATTGTTAAAAGAGCTGGAGCGCCAGCAGCGTAAACTTAAAGCCTGGGTCGAAGTGCCGGGCGTGGATCAGGAGCGGATCGCCGCTCTCAGCGATCAGCTCAGACAGTGCAGCACGACGCTGATGTCGGCCCCGCGCATCGGCCAGTTATTGCGTGAAGATAAACTCATTGGCCTGGTTCGCCAGCGTCTGAGCATTCCCGGCGGCTGCTGTAGCTTTGATTTGCCGACGCTGCACCTGTGGCTGCATTTACCCCAGGCGCAACGGGATGAGCAGGTCAGCGTCTGGCTTAACAGCCTGCAGCCCCTGACCCAGACGTTAACCCTGATCCTCGAATTAGTGCGTAATTCCGCGCCATTCCGTAAGCAGACCAGCCTGCATGGTTTTTACCAGGATAACGGCGAGGATGCCGATTTACTGCGTCTGCAACTTGCGCTGTCGGATGCGCTCTATCCGCAAATTTCCGGCCATAAAAGCCGCTTCGCCATTCGCTTCCTGCCGCTGGACAGTGAAAATGGCGTGATCCCTGAGCGTCTGGATTTTGAACTGGCCTGCTGTTAA
- a CDS encoding GMP reductase, with the protein MRIEEDLKLGFKDVLIRPKRSTLKSRSDVELGREFTFKHSGMAWSGVPIIAANMDTVGTFAMAKALASFDILTAVHKHYSVADWQAFVARESDAVLKHVMVSTGTSDADFDKTRQILALNPALNFICIDVANGYSEHFSQFVTKAREAWPNKTICAGNVVTGEMCEELILCGADIVKVGIGPGSVCTTRVKTGVGYPQLSAVIECADAAHGLGGQIVSDGGCTVPGDVAKAFGGGADFVMLGGMLAGHDESGGTVVEEDGDKFMLFYGMSSESAMNRHVGGVAGYRAAEGKTVKLPLRGPVENTARDILGGLRSACTYVGASRLKELTKRTTFIRVAEQENRVFNSL; encoded by the coding sequence ATGCGTATCGAAGAAGATTTGAAGTTAGGTTTCAAAGACGTCCTTATCCGCCCTAAACGTTCTACCCTCAAAAGCCGTTCCGACGTTGAACTGGGACGCGAATTCACCTTTAAGCATTCAGGTATGGCCTGGTCAGGGGTGCCGATTATTGCCGCCAATATGGATACCGTCGGCACCTTCGCGATGGCAAAAGCACTGGCTTCATTCGACATCCTGACGGCAGTACATAAACACTATTCCGTAGCCGACTGGCAGGCGTTCGTTGCGCGTGAATCCGACGCGGTGTTAAAACACGTGATGGTGTCCACCGGCACTTCTGATGCGGATTTCGACAAAACCCGCCAGATCCTTGCCCTGAATCCGGCCCTGAACTTTATTTGCATTGACGTGGCAAATGGTTACTCCGAACACTTCTCGCAGTTTGTGACCAAAGCGCGTGAAGCCTGGCCCAATAAAACCATCTGCGCGGGCAACGTGGTGACCGGCGAAATGTGTGAAGAGCTGATCCTTTGCGGCGCGGATATTGTCAAAGTAGGCATTGGCCCCGGCTCCGTGTGTACCACCCGAGTGAAAACCGGCGTTGGCTACCCGCAACTTTCCGCAGTGATCGAATGTGCCGATGCGGCGCACGGTCTGGGCGGGCAAATCGTCAGCGATGGCGGCTGCACCGTACCGGGCGATGTGGCGAAAGCTTTCGGCGGCGGCGCAGATTTCGTGATGCTCGGCGGTATGCTGGCGGGACACGATGAAAGCGGCGGTACCGTTGTTGAAGAAGACGGTGACAAATTCATGCTGTTCTACGGCATGAGCTCTGAATCCGCCATGAATCGTCATGTCGGCGGCGTAGCGGGTTACCGTGCAGCCGAAGGTAAAACCGTGAAGCTGCCGCTGCGTGGCCCGGTTGAAAATACCGCCCGCGATATCCTCGGCGGTCTGCGTTCTGCCTGCACCTATGTGGGCGCGTCCCGTCTGAAAGAGCTGACCAAACGCACCACCTTCATCCGCGTGGCGGAGCAAGAGAACCGCGTGTTCAACAGTCTCTGA
- the yacG gene encoding DNA gyrase inhibitor YacG, whose product MSEVMIVNCPTCGKKVVWGDVSPFRPFCSKRCQLIDLGEWAAEEKRIPSSGELNDSDDWSEEKP is encoded by the coding sequence ATGTCTGAAGTTATGATCGTAAACTGCCCGACCTGCGGGAAAAAAGTTGTCTGGGGCGACGTCAGCCCGTTTCGCCCGTTTTGTTCTAAACGCTGCCAGCTGATCGATCTCGGCGAGTGGGCCGCAGAAGAAAAACGCATCCCGAGCTCCGGCGAGCTTAATGACAGCGACGACTGGAGCGAAGAGAAGCCCTAA
- a CDS encoding glycoside hydrolase family 43 protein, with product MNPWPNPFIEQRADPFILRHDNAYYFVASVPEYDRLEIRRAATIEGLRDAPASVVWRKPASGPMSQLIWAPELHHLNGKWYLYFAATHTHDLDALNMFQHRMFVLECADTDPLTGRWTEKGQIKTQFDSFCLDATTFKHQGKQWYLWAQKDPAIEGNSNLYLAELENPWTIKGQPVMLSKPEFDWECRGFKVNEGPAVLFHGDRLFISYSASATDENYCLGLLWIAIDADPQQPENWHKSPQPVFVTSYENRQYGPGHNSFTQTPDGQDVLVYHARNYTEIEGDPLYDPNRHTRLKVIHWKEDGMPDFGVPPADNN from the coding sequence ATGAACCCGTGGCCCAATCCCTTTATCGAACAACGCGCCGATCCCTTTATTCTGCGCCACGACAACGCCTACTATTTTGTCGCCTCAGTGCCGGAATACGATCGGCTGGAGATCCGCCGCGCCGCCACTATCGAAGGATTGCGCGATGCGCCTGCCAGCGTGGTCTGGCGTAAACCCGCCAGCGGCCCGATGAGCCAGCTTATCTGGGCGCCGGAGCTGCATCATCTTAACGGCAAGTGGTATCTCTATTTTGCCGCCACGCACACCCACGATCTGGATGCGCTGAATATGTTCCAGCACCGTATGTTTGTGCTGGAGTGCGCCGACACCGATCCGCTGACCGGTCGCTGGACGGAAAAAGGGCAGATCAAAACACAGTTCGACTCTTTCTGCCTGGATGCCACTACCTTTAAGCATCAGGGTAAACAGTGGTACCTGTGGGCGCAAAAAGATCCGGCCATTGAAGGCAACTCAAACCTGTACCTGGCAGAGCTGGAAAATCCCTGGACGATTAAGGGTCAGCCGGTGATGTTAAGCAAACCCGAATTTGACTGGGAGTGCCGGGGCTTTAAGGTCAATGAAGGCCCGGCGGTGCTGTTCCATGGCGATCGGTTATTTATCAGCTATTCCGCCAGCGCCACCGATGAAAATTACTGCCTGGGCCTGCTGTGGATCGCTATTGACGCCGACCCGCAGCAGCCGGAAAACTGGCATAAATCCCCGCAGCCGGTCTTTGTGACCAGCTATGAGAATCGCCAGTACGGGCCGGGTCACAACAGCTTTACGCAAACGCCGGACGGCCAGGACGTGCTGGTTTACCACGCGCGCAACTACACCGAGATCGAAGGCGATCCGCTGTACGATCCGAACCGTCATACGCGGCTGAAAGTGATCCACTGGAAAGAGGACGGGATGCCGGACTTTGGGGTGCCACCGGCGGATAACAATTAA
- the ampE gene encoding beta-lactamase regulator AmpE — MTLFTMLLVLIAERLFKLGEHWQLDHRLEVLFRRIRHFSMFHTLGMTALAMLATFLVLRALYGLFYNVPLLVVWILLGLLCIGAGKVRLHYHAYLKAAARDDAHARGAMASELTMIHGVPPDCDEREFLRELQNALLWINFRFYLAPLFWFIVGGTWGPVTLVGYAFLRAWQSWLARYMTPPQRHQSGIDAILHVLDWIPVRLVGVVYALIGHGEKALPAWFASLYDRHTSQYQVLTRLAQYSLAREPHLDRVETPKVAVSMAKKTSFVVVVVVALLTIYGTLV, encoded by the coding sequence ATGACGTTGTTTACTATGCTGTTAGTTCTGATTGCCGAGCGCCTGTTTAAACTCGGCGAGCACTGGCAGCTTGATCACCGCCTTGAAGTGCTGTTCCGCCGCATCCGCCATTTTTCGATGTTCCATACGCTGGGTATGACCGCGCTGGCGATGCTGGCGACCTTTCTCGTGTTACGCGCGCTTTATGGCCTGTTTTACAACGTGCCGCTGCTGGTGGTGTGGATCCTGCTCGGGCTGTTGTGTATCGGCGCGGGCAAAGTACGGCTGCACTACCATGCTTATCTGAAGGCCGCAGCGCGGGATGATGCCCATGCGCGCGGCGCAATGGCCAGTGAACTGACGATGATCCACGGCGTGCCGCCGGACTGCGATGAGCGTGAGTTTTTACGCGAGCTGCAAAATGCGCTGTTGTGGATTAACTTCCGCTTTTACCTCGCGCCGCTGTTCTGGTTTATCGTCGGCGGGACATGGGGACCGGTGACGCTGGTAGGCTATGCGTTTTTACGCGCCTGGCAGTCGTGGCTGGCACGTTATATGACGCCGCCGCAGCGCCATCAGTCCGGGATTGATGCCATTCTGCATGTGCTGGACTGGATCCCGGTACGGCTGGTGGGCGTGGTGTATGCGCTGATTGGTCACGGTGAAAAGGCGCTTCCGGCCTGGTTTGCGTCACTTTACGATCGTCATACGTCGCAGTATCAGGTGTTGACACGGCTGGCGCAGTATTCGCTGGCGCGTGAGCCGCATCTGGACCGCGTTGAAACGCCAAAAGTGGCGGTTTCAATGGCGAAGAAAACGTCCTTTGTGGTGGTGGTTGTGGTGGCGCTGCTGACGATTTACGGGACGCTGGTGTAA
- the ppdD gene encoding prepilin peptidase-dependent pilin, with protein MDTQKGFTLIELMVVIGIISILSAISIPAYQNYLRKAALTDMLQTFIPYRTAIELCALDHGGVAVCDAGSNGIPSPTTTRYVSAMSVVKGVVALTGQESLTGLGVTLTPQWNNSNGMTGWDRLCTVQDDGALKQACEEVFRFSGQQEAK; from the coding sequence ATGGACACGCAAAAAGGATTTACCTTAATTGAGCTAATGGTGGTTATCGGCATTATTTCCATCCTCAGCGCCATCAGCATTCCCGCCTATCAGAACTACCTGCGCAAAGCGGCGCTGACGGACATGCTGCAAACCTTCATCCCCTACCGGACAGCCATTGAACTGTGCGCCCTCGATCATGGCGGCGTGGCGGTCTGCGATGCGGGCAGCAACGGCATTCCGTCGCCCACCACCACCCGCTATGTCTCCGCCATGAGCGTGGTGAAAGGCGTCGTGGCGCTTACCGGACAGGAAAGCCTGACCGGGCTTGGCGTTACCCTCACGCCACAGTGGAATAACAGCAATGGCATGACGGGCTGGGATCGGCTGTGCACGGTGCAGGACGATGGCGCGCTGAAACAGGCCTGTGAAGAGGTGTTTCGCTTCAGCGGTCAACAGGAGGCGAAATGA
- the nadC gene encoding carboxylating nicotinate-nucleotide diphosphorylase, with protein sequence MPPRRYNPDHRRDALLERINLDIPAAVARALQEDLGGEVDANNDITAQLLPADDRAHAVVITREDGIFCGKRWVEEVFIQLAGDDVALTWHVADGDAITANQTLFELDGPSRVLLTGERTALNFVQTLSGVASVVSRYVALLAGTKTQLLDTRKTLPGLRTALKYAVLCGGGANHRLGLSDAFLIKENHIIAAGSVRQAVEKAFWLHPDVPVEVEVETLDELDDALKAGADIIMLDNFDTDQMREAVKRASGQARLEVSGNVTAETIREFADTGVDYISVGALTKHVQALDLSMRFR encoded by the coding sequence ATGCCGCCTCGCCGCTATAACCCCGACCATCGACGTGACGCGCTTTTAGAACGTATTAACCTCGACATTCCTGCCGCTGTGGCGCGCGCGCTGCAGGAAGATCTCGGTGGAGAGGTGGATGCGAACAATGATATTACCGCCCAATTATTGCCCGCAGACGACCGCGCACACGCCGTGGTGATCACCCGCGAAGACGGTATTTTCTGCGGCAAACGCTGGGTGGAAGAAGTCTTTATTCAGCTGGCTGGCGATGATGTCGCCCTGACGTGGCATGTCGCCGATGGCGATGCCATCACCGCGAATCAAACGCTGTTTGAACTCGACGGCCCGTCCCGCGTGCTGCTGACCGGCGAGCGTACGGCGCTGAACTTTGTGCAAACGCTCTCCGGCGTCGCCAGCGTGGTCAGCCGCTACGTCGCGCTGCTGGCGGGCACCAAAACGCAGCTGCTGGATACGCGCAAAACCCTGCCGGGGCTGCGTACCGCGCTGAAATATGCCGTGCTGTGCGGCGGCGGGGCGAATCATCGCCTCGGGCTGTCGGATGCCTTCCTGATCAAAGAGAACCACATTATCGCCGCGGGCAGCGTCCGTCAGGCAGTGGAAAAAGCCTTCTGGCTGCACCCCGACGTGCCGGTGGAAGTGGAAGTGGAAACCCTGGATGAGCTGGATGATGCGCTGAAAGCCGGGGCCGACATCATCATGCTCGACAACTTCGACACTGACCAAATGCGCGAAGCGGTGAAGCGCGCCAGCGGCCAGGCGCGGCTGGAAGTGTCCGGCAATGTCACCGCAGAAACGATCCGCGAATTTGCCGACACCGGCGTGGATTACATTTCCGTGGGCGCGCTGACCAAGCATGTGCAGGCGCTGGATCTGTCGATGCGTTTTCGCTGA